One Tachysurus vachellii isolate PV-2020 chromosome 5, HZAU_Pvac_v1, whole genome shotgun sequence genomic window, cacttaacatacacagaacacacaacactattcttacattgtttacttaaaacacacacttacttatttatatttaaatttacacatttttccactgtacatacaactgcatttattatatgtgttcatgttaatgtcattctgttacactgtggagcttctgtactagaacaaattcctcgtatgtgaaaacatacttggcaataaagatctttctgattctgactctgaTTCTACTTAAGTGTTACTTTGGGCTGTTTCCATTTTACTGGAATAATACTTTGCACTCTTACATAATTATACTTCTACAACCCTCTACGGACACAATGACGCCTGAGTCACCATTGGctagtaaatgttttattttactcgCCAGGCTTTTTACATAAAATGcatgaacaaaatgaacaaaaaattaaaacacactttattttattatcctctatccttaatttgtcaatccatccattattctaaaataaatacattgtttGGTTGTGGAACATTGTGTGATAGcgctttcaccagcagaggtcacCATCAAGCTGAAAAGCTTTGAGTAATGAAGAGAGAATTTTAAAGAagcataaagaaataataatgatgggaCTTTCAGTGGCTGTTTTCAGTAAACTCGATATGGCAGATGGGATGGTTATTAaatcagatacagagagaaaagaactaAAGGATCTAATGAGTGAAAACAACCTGAGAGACGTGTGGATAGAGAGAAATGTACCAAGAAAAGAAGAGATATAGTGAAAAACTTGCAGGACAACGATTGACTTTATTTCATGTACAAGAAATGTAGAAAACTTTACAGACAAAATCAGATATAAGGAAACAAGTTTGAGTATCATTGTCAGGACtttgcctggactttggccatgtgccttttgtttatgttccttgttcacgtgtctgccctgcccttgtcttttccgccccgcctctgcacacctgtccctcatgtgtcatgattatttgtattatttagttgagccgcgttgccttgtgcagcgcggaatactctgttgtccttgtcttctgttgttggtgtcctgttttgtgtcttttatttattaaatccctgtctttgttaagctgtcctgcatttgggtccgtttttacccccgcgcccatgacagaaggattccgccagacctggacccagcaggacagctgcagcCCGGACCGGCCgattgggagcattttttttcttattggatttttttttcccctggactttgcgggttttggtgacatcggtccgcatttttccggtgggggacgccgctccgcttccggcttttccgcggggggcgccgcctcacttcctggttgcgggccgtgtcaccagcccgagttttattttaattttttcagtgtcctgtgacatcgccctgCATatgtccggtggggggcgtcgcgtcacatccggtttccgtggaggacgccgccccacttcctgtccgcggggggtgttgcaggccagTGTTTTACTCcctggattatttatttattttttttctgttctgtggaggattttttttccccagccctccctccccttttcctggttccccagaggtgggtctggctgcGGTGCATTGGGGGTTGTGCTTGgcccctcctgttcggctgtggacgtcgttcagccctcctgttcggctgtggacgtcgctcggccctcctgttcggctgtggacgtcgctcggccctcctgttcggctgtggacgtcgctcggccctcctgttcgccTTGCTTCCctcacctgcctcgccgtgtgccttgttCCCCCCACCtccctcgccgtgtgccttgctccccccacctgcctcgccgtgtgccttgctccccctacctgcctcgccgtgggccttgctcccccctcctggacccgtcgggactgttGTGACTGATTGGCGTGTCGGGAGCTGCGCCTCgaggggggggtactgtcaggactttgcctggactttggccatgtgccttttgtttatgttccttgttcacgtgtctgccctgcccttgtcttttccgccccgcctctgcacacctgtccctcatgagtcatgattatttgtattatttaggtgagccgcgttgccttgtgcagcgcggaatcctctgttgtccttgtcttctgttgtcggtgtcctgttttgtgtcttttatttattaaatccctgtttttgttaagctgtcctgcatttgggtccgtttttacccccgcgccCATGACAatcatgagtttttattttttaagactgGAATAATGTAGAAAGGGGACAAAGTGTATGGATTCTAAATACagaaagtttaaagaaaaacaactatGATTTTAAGATTAGAGAAATTatagaaaaaggaaatgaaatgaatgaggaagataatgttacatttttaattaaatattgtagaatgggagaaagaaagtgtcaggactctgcccggactttggctatgtgccttttgtttatgtttcttgttcacgtgtctgccccgcccttgtcttttcctccccgcctctgcacacctgtcccttatgtctaaataattatttgtattattgagttgagccgcgttgccttgtgcagcgcggaatcctctgttgtctcctgttgtccttgtcctgtttcgtggtttttatgttaataaatcctgtttttgttaagctgtcctgcatttgggtccgttttcaTCCGACGCAcgtaacagaaagaaaagagaaataacaagtaaaagtaatttttttaaattaaagaatgaattgtccaaagagaacaaaatataaaaaagggaGGAGAAAGAACTCGAAGggcaaaatgaagaaataaagcaaaatatatggtggaaagaggaaaaaaagaagttaaattatataaaaacaagatgcaaccaagataaaaaatgtcatgaggaaattaagaaagaagaaattgaaatatagaaaaatagatcaactacacaaaaaagaagattcctttaatgtttaaaggaattttaataaagattttaaaagtgtttgGTGAAAGGGGTTTGaaaagtagacacttttaaaggaaaataaataaatcaagatcaCAACTGTGAGTCAATCATCTGTGGAAAAACAAATTTGAGATCCAATTAAAGAGGTAAAAATAATCTCtaaacatctgtaacacatggatgtgtgtttgtgtaatcagtgtgatgatgtgatgatatctctgtgttgtgtgtagatgctGAAGGATTTGACTTTGGATTGTAAAAGATGTTAAAGTGTGAAGTTGTAGCTGAGAGGATAAAAGGATGTGATCAGTCACAGTTATTGTTATGGATCTTctacatctgaatatgaatgattcagctcccaaactgctggaaatgtgggacgtgttctaacgcttcacctccataactgctttatcctggaaaaaaggtcTGAGGAGAGACTCCTGTCATACACCAGACCTGGTGAGTTTATTACCcttaatgctgaaaaacacaacaggacagaattacagacacatttaaacacattgcttatgaacaacagaagcataaatacacacattagatgtgacattttacagcacacagtgaatattactcaatatcatacagtaaagagacagtaagtcagtaactcactgtagtgtctccagtttacagtgtggatccttcagtagatcagagagcagcttcactcctgattctcctggTTTATTAAAGTTCAgttccagttctctcaggtgtgatgaggagtttgacctcagagctgaagccagagcagcacaaccttcatctgtaatactgcagtcacacatcctgcaagaaagaaaaccttctcacacttaacacactcagttttagtattgaaaacatgaactacacaaaatctttatatacagtacatttactctccatctcacacacacaacaatgacaatatatcagatcactacaattacagttaccacagaggagaactggatgttgtagtgtttattaaaactgtgtgtgtgtgtgtgtgtgtgtgtgtgtgtgtgtggtgtgtctgagtgtgtgtgtgtgtggtgtgtgtgtgtgtgtggtctatgtgtgtgtgtgcgtgcatgtgtgtggtgcgtgtgtgtgtgtggtctgtgtgtgtgtgtgtgtgtgtgtgtgtgtacctcagtatctccagtgtacagtgtggattcttcagtccatcagagagcagcttcactcctgaatcctgcagtttattgccCCTCAGGTCCAggtctctcagactggaggagtttgagctgagaactgaggacagaactctacagctttcctctgtcagattacaccaacacagactggaagagaaatgatgaagtgtttgatttatttgtctgatagtgaattgaggtgtttccatcagtgagaaataaagtgtggACCTGAACACAAGGTTCTAAtatcaggataaaaatataaaatgaacatctgtGTATAAACTTGGACTGCTCTTGGACAGATCCATGTGTCTCAGCTCATATGAGACGATGTATTTAACTTTCTGTAAGAAGATAATAACAGAGACGTCACTCTGAACAAACACGTCTCTTTATTTCTAGCAGAGAGATTTTCatacagtgtgttcagcagcTCTGGGGAAAGTTCTGCTggagaacatttacacatttacacactgtcctttactgcttcattacagtgtgttcagtgtgtagatcTGTGTACATTGTACACACTTTTACTTTGTGTTACAAACATTTTCAGGAATATTTTTGCTCCCATTGAACAACAGAAACAGGTCTATAAAATGGTAGCAGCTCCATGAGGACAGATAACAGCagagaaattaatttattgtcCTCACTGTAAATAGGagtagtattgtgtgtgtgtgtgtgtgtgtgtgtgtgtgtgtgtgtgtgtgtgtgtgtgtgtgtgtgtaggagtattTACACAGGGAATTCTCTTTTTAGGGAAACACCTGAGCTGACAGAAGATTTCGAGCACACTGTTAGAGCTATTTAGAGACCAGTGTGATGTTTCTGGAGGATAAAAGCTGGTTTATTAATTAGTTCTGTTTGTCACgacatctttatttaaatgctgtacAACACTTTAGTATGACTAGAGTATTagtatgttattaaatgtgtgtgtaatgtacactgatctacacactgtggaaataaatgtactttgttCTGATGTGAGAAGTGATGTAGATCTTTCAGTATTTTCACAGAGACAGTAAAactgttggtggtgttttttaataaccttcacacacagagacacatcacATAATACCCTCAATACacagatcaaataaataagtgtttttctATATGGTGTGAATTAGCTTTGTTTCTGATGTTGATATTTATCACTATTGaccctgtttttgctctttgcattATTGCTTCTTCAGATTTGTGGATGTGATTTGTTCTCCTCATGGACTGTTTGTTACGCTTATTTCAGACTCGGCCTGTTTTTTGACCCTGCCTTTACTTACtgattttggattgtttgtcttatcttttcttcattaaaacttcTTCACATGGATTTTGCCGACTGGTCATTACAGTGTTCATGATCACCTGGGTACAGTGtagatctctttttctctccttccaaCCGTTTCCTTTCCCTtcaccacattcacacctaattCACCTTTCCTGTAAACTGGTTCCACATTTTGGTCTTCAGCTGCTGTTACATTAATAAGTCACAATAACTCCCATTTACCTTTTATAGAGTTTTAGTGTCACTAAACACAAATGTTCTGTGCTGTGCAGCATTTGCTCGGggttttaaatgatctgtaactAAGTTCCAGTTCTGATCACATTTCCATTCTTGTTCTTCTTGACCTGAGTGACAGCTTTTGATTCTGTAGACCAGGAGATTCTTCTACACAGACTTGAACACTGGGTAGGTCTCTCAGGACCAGTACTAAACTGGTTCACATCATATTTGTGTGCTAGACAGTTTTATGGTCAATTGTGAAGTCACTCATCAAGACAACATGAAATTTCATTTGGAGTAAAGAAGATACATAAAaactttttctacattcaatcattccaagtagattagattaatgtaacgctcttttatgtatttcacacaaaaaccctttatacattacagttagtaaccaaatcactcctattgtacaggaactgtactggttacctgtgacatccacaatcattttaatatcatctcaaatatttatttatcatcaacaaatgctgacttccttaaggtgaattttaataagaagaagcttcagtcaaactgcttttagtgtcgctgctcccaggatgtggatctcactctcagtgtttatccgccagtcaccttcactaaatacatttacgAAGCAGCtcaaacaatgtgtgtgtgtgtgtgtgtgtgtgtgtgtgtgtgtgtgtgtgtgtgtgtggtgtgtgtggtgtgtgtgtgtggtgtgtgtggtgtgtgtgtgtcggtgggtgtgtggtgtgtgtgtgtttgtggtgtgtgtgtatgtgtgtgtgtgtgtatgtgcgtgtgtgtgtgtgtttgtggtgtgtgtgtgtatgtgtttgtggtgtgtgtgtatgtgtgtgtgtgtgtgtatgtgtgtgtatgtgtgtgtgtgtgtgtgtgtgtgtgtgtgtgtgtgtgtgtgtgtgtttgtatgtgtacctcagtttctccagtgtacagtgtggattcttcagtccatcagagagcagcttcactcctgaatcctgcagtttattgacactcaggtccagttctctcagactggaggagtttgagctgagaactgaggacagaactctacagctttcctctgtcagatcacacccacacaaactggaagagaaatgatgaaatatcagaacactgatctcaaacacacaaacacagccataatccagctaaagttgaagatgtaacagaaatgtcagtgtgtttgtgtcacacacacaaatcagaggacaggacaccacatcagcacatttaGAAAACCATGACAGAGTGAATCTCCCCACaacactgtgtcacacacaacaaaagatgAGGAACTTCAACATAAAGAGATACTTGAAGGACATtagagtgttttaatatttactttttatattttctatccatattgatcccattttgtcagtctgatgtttttctcatctgtgagagttttgttaaatgtcactttcaaaataaacagaaaagaaaaagtctttcactggtgtttagttcagaaatgtctttagttcttaaatgcatgcagttattttgtagagatatttttacataaattttaGAGAAGACTTAATTTTTCATGCTTcatatataaaagctataaaatgcctcatatgatgttataagattttgtccatgtggcccagccctcagttcagatataacatgttagtgtaaaaagtgaaacaatcttctgtaaaagtaccagaggtttgtttaaagatgattagaggaactattaactaacattaatccaaacagtgcagttcagtgttacattaaaataataaaccatgcagtaatacatttataaataaaaatactcactcAGCTTTTCTGGAGGCTTTGACCACTGGCAGCAGCCTCAGAAGACATTCATGTGATGGATCATATTTCCTCAAATCAAACACATCCAGCTCCTGTTCTGaggtcagtaacacaaacaccagagctgaCCACTGAGCAGGAGAGAGTCTGGTGTCACTTAGACTACAGTAACCTCCTCTGTTCACATAAGTTTGTACTTCCTGCACTAGTGAatgatcattcagttcattcagacagtggaacagattgatggatttctctggagatggattcttcctgatcttctccttgatgtactccactgtttcctgtttgctgtgagatctgcttcctgtctgtggcaTTAAGTCTCGTAAGAGAGTTTGATTGGTctccagtgagagacccagaaggAAGCGGAGGAACAGGTCCAGGTGTCCATTCTCACTCTGTAAGGCCTTGTCCACTGAACTCCTGAGGAGATCAGACAGGTTTGACTTCCTGaaaagatcagacagatcagaggTTTGATGTTCTGTTACATTTCTGCTAATAAAGGAGAGAAATGTGTATAAAGCAGCCAGAAACTCCTGAACACTCAGATGTACGAAGCTGAACACCTTCCCCaggtgaagcccaaactcctctctgaagatctgggtacacactcctgagtacactgacacttctctgacatcaatgccacactctctcaggtcttcctcatagaagatcaggtttcctttctccagctggtggaaagccagttttcccagtgccaTGATACTCTCGCTGGTCTGCTGAGGATCAGGGTCACATTTCTGATGGTACTTTTGGTCcttgtgtttgatctgaaagatcagaaagtgtgtgtacatttgagtcagagtcttggggatctctccaccctctgcttcacccaacattctctctagaacagtggctgagatccagcagaagactgggatgtggcacatgatgtagaggcttcttgaaGACTTCAGGTGTCTGATGATTTTATCggccaggctctgatcactgatcctcttcctgaagtactcctctttctgaggatcactgaagcctcgtacctctgttacctggtctacacactcaggagggatctgattggctgctcctggtcttgtggttatccagaggagagcagagggaagcagattccccttgatgaggttcgtcagcagcacatccactgaggccgactctgtcacatcacacaatatCTCATTCTTCTGGAAATTTAGAGGAAGTCGACACTCATCCAGACCATCAAAGATCAACACCACTTTGTAGGAGTCACAATCTGTTGATTctaattttcttatttctgggaaaaagtgatgaagaagtttcatcagactgagatttttctccttcatcagattcagctctctaaagggaagtggaaacatgaaggtgacgtcctgatttacttctccttcagcccagtccaggatgaacttctgcacagagactgtttttccaattccagcaactcctttagtcagcacagttctgatggacttgtctttaaagatctcattacatttgatgggtttctcctgtgttgctggtctcctggacgctgcctcaatctgtctcacctcatgttcattattgaccTCTCCACGCcaaccctctgtgatgtagagctcagtgtagatctcattcagaagtgctgagcttccatgctgtgagattccttcattaattcttttaaacttctctctcAGATTGGACTTCAACTTTGTCTGATACACAGAGGCgagttctaataaacaaagtaatatcTAGTTTAGTAATAAATAGTTATAATGCAAAATCGTACAAACACTGCTATTAATTCCTGACTGATGTACTAAATATTATTGAAGCTGGACCATGAACAGATACAACATgatattaaaattacatttaaaactaaaagtgttcatatctaaaactatttcctctctctaaagtgaagctgatggaataaagtcatgactcagagctcttactgttgtgcagtgtgttagcgagatctgtgtggttcatgttcttcaggacgtgcagtgtgatcttcagcgctccctctctgacactgtgcagatcctcctcatcctccacctccctctcagtgcatgctgggtaatctggactcaggagcttcctaaacctcttcagctcattctttatcagagtgatgactttgtgttccagctcctggttagaaacacacaggaacagatctaaatattatcatgttacacagtgagagaggcttttattttatcaaaagaagaaaagtctatttttattatcacatttaaaaCTCATACAACTGATTACCCTTAATGCTGCTGCACATCAAGACATTACAAgggatcacaacacacacattacacactttaacaacaacacacacaccttgaatatAGAGTCCAGCTGATTtgtgctgatgtttgatttttgtggtctgtgaacaaacaaaacccatcatgtaatatggactatatgtattcatagctgcacaaatcacacactaataaatacagacacagatatttaacactatcctcttaacacaatacactgatttcaggatttccgaactgacaccaacatgtttagaaacaaatgtttgaataaatgaataaaatctttatattgtcattaatgtcccaggtgtaaatgttcttctgtaacaccacagaccctccagctcagggactgcagactgaactgaactcttaaagcacttttcctcactgccagtccgagagctgcagca contains:
- the LOC132846470 gene encoding NACHT, LRR and PYD domains-containing protein 12-like isoform X1 produces the protein MTSNMSVSGKQDLKKDERMMEGKRSDSPEPSCVSMKSDASIDPPLTFRDRDSSTDVRMMEGKRSDSPEPSCVSMKSDASMDRPINFRDRDSSTDVRPQKSNISTNQLDSIFKELEHKVITLIKNELKRFRKLLSPDYPACTEREVEDEEDLHSVREGALKITLHVLKNMNHTDLANTLHNKLASVYQTKLKSNLREKFKRINEGISQHGSSALLNEIYTELYITEGWRGEVNNEHEVRQIEAASRRPATQEKPIKCNEIFKDKSIRTVLTKGVAGIGKTVSVQKFILDWAEGEVNQDVTFMFPLPFRELNLMKEKNLSLMKLLHHFFPEIRKLESTDCDSYKVVLIFDGLDECRLPLNFQKNEILCDVTESASVDVLLTNLIKGNLLPSALLWITTRPGAANQIPPECVDQVTEVRGFSDPQKEEYFRKRISDQSLADKIIRHLKSSRSLYIMCHIPVFCWISATVLERMLGEAEGGEIPKTLTQMYTHFLIFQIKHKDQKYHQKCDPDPQQTSESIMALGKLAFHQLEKGNLIFYEEDLRECGIDVREVSVYSGVCTQIFREEFGLHLGKVFSFVHLSVQEFLAALYTFLSFISRNVTEHQTSDLSDLFRKSNLSDLLRSSVDKALQSENGHLDLFLRFLLGLSLETNQTLLRDLMPQTGSRSHSKQETVEYIKEKIRKNPSPEKSINLFHCLNELNDHSLVQEVQTYVNRGGYCSLSDTRLSPAQWSALVFVLLTSEQELDVFDLRKYDPSHECLLRLLPVVKASRKADLCGCDLTEESCRVLSSVLSSNSSSLRELDLSVNKLQDSGVKLLSDGLKNPHCTLEKLSLCWCNLTEESCRVLSSVLSSNSSSLRDLDLRGNKLQDSGVKLLSDGLKNPHCTLEILRLWGCNLTEESCRVLSSVLSSNSSSLRDLDLSNNKLQDSGVKLLSDGLKNPHCTLEILRLWKCNLTEESCRVLSSVLSSNSSSLRELDLSYNKLQDSGVKLLSDGLKNPHCTLEILSLCNCNLTEESCRVLSSVLSSNSSSLRDLDLSVNKLQDSGVKLLSDGLKNPHCTLEILSLRWCDLTEESCRVLSSVLSSNSSSLRELDLSENKLQDSGVKLLSEGLKNPHCTLEILRMLSCSITDEGCAALASALRSNSSSHLRELNLNFNNPGESGVKLLSDLLKDPHCKLETLHIKGNKLTRSGV
- the LOC132846470 gene encoding NACHT, LRR and PYD domains-containing protein 12-like isoform X2, with amino-acid sequence MTSNMSVSGKQDLKKDERMMEGKRSDSPEPSCVSMKSDASMDRPINFRDRDSSTDVRPQKSNISTNQLDSIFKELEHKVITLIKNELKRFRKLLSPDYPACTEREVEDEEDLHSVREGALKITLHVLKNMNHTDLANTLHNKLASVYQTKLKSNLREKFKRINEGISQHGSSALLNEIYTELYITEGWRGEVNNEHEVRQIEAASRRPATQEKPIKCNEIFKDKSIRTVLTKGVAGIGKTVSVQKFILDWAEGEVNQDVTFMFPLPFRELNLMKEKNLSLMKLLHHFFPEIRKLESTDCDSYKVVLIFDGLDECRLPLNFQKNEILCDVTESASVDVLLTNLIKGNLLPSALLWITTRPGAANQIPPECVDQVTEVRGFSDPQKEEYFRKRISDQSLADKIIRHLKSSRSLYIMCHIPVFCWISATVLERMLGEAEGGEIPKTLTQMYTHFLIFQIKHKDQKYHQKCDPDPQQTSESIMALGKLAFHQLEKGNLIFYEEDLRECGIDVREVSVYSGVCTQIFREEFGLHLGKVFSFVHLSVQEFLAALYTFLSFISRNVTEHQTSDLSDLFRKSNLSDLLRSSVDKALQSENGHLDLFLRFLLGLSLETNQTLLRDLMPQTGSRSHSKQETVEYIKEKIRKNPSPEKSINLFHCLNELNDHSLVQEVQTYVNRGGYCSLSDTRLSPAQWSALVFVLLTSEQELDVFDLRKYDPSHECLLRLLPVVKASRKADLCGCDLTEESCRVLSSVLSSNSSSLRELDLSVNKLQDSGVKLLSDGLKNPHCTLEKLSLCWCNLTEESCRVLSSVLSSNSSSLRDLDLRGNKLQDSGVKLLSDGLKNPHCTLEILRLWGCNLTEESCRVLSSVLSSNSSSLRDLDLSNNKLQDSGVKLLSDGLKNPHCTLEILRLWKCNLTEESCRVLSSVLSSNSSSLRELDLSYNKLQDSGVKLLSDGLKNPHCTLEILSLCNCNLTEESCRVLSSVLSSNSSSLRDLDLSVNKLQDSGVKLLSDGLKNPHCTLEILSLRWCDLTEESCRVLSSVLSSNSSSLRELDLSENKLQDSGVKLLSEGLKNPHCTLEILRMLSCSITDEGCAALASALRSNSSSHLRELNLNFNNPGESGVKLLSDLLKDPHCKLETLHIKGNKLTRSGV